The genomic stretch TGGGAGGAACAGGGTTAGGACTCGCTATTGCTCGAGAAGTTATCGAAGCACATGGTGGTCGAATTTGGGCCGAACGTAATAAAACCAAAGGAACCATAATTAAATTCACCCTGCCATACAGTGACTTACCGGAGGATGATTGGGAATGATGAAAAAAACAGGATTTCGCTCATTTATACTAACCATTTTAGTCGTACTCAGTATTGTCCTAAGCTACTTTATTTGGAAGGGACAACCTGATTACGAAGCAATTAACGTAAAAGAAGTGGAAAAAACAACCATTGACAAGACAATGACAACATCGCAAGTATTCAAACCATACAAGCTAGCTGTAAATGCAAATGAAAATAATTACCAAAGTTTAGATGCTGATTTATTAAACGAACTAATGGCACAAGGTAAAGCCTTTAGTTTCTCGGAAGTAGTATTAGCTAGTAAAAAAAGTAGTGAAGACTATGAGAAATTAATCCATAAAAACGGAACTATCGAGATTATTTTCCCCAATAATATTCCGTTCTCTATCTTTGCTCAAATTTTTCAAGTAGAAGGGGAAGGGCTTGAGTCAGCTTTCTTTAATCGAATTGTTTTTGATATTAACAAAACGGATACTGGGCTACATTCGGTTTATTTCACAAATGACGATCAAGAAAATATTTACCAAAGTTCTTTGCAAAATAAAGACATTGATAAAATCGAAAAAATTGTTAAAAAGAACGAAAGCAAGCTGACTCAAAATGATAAGCTAATTTCAAACAAACGCAATCTTTTTCTAAGCTCTGAAAAAACGAAACTAAATCGCAAAAAATATATCATCGATTCGCTTGAAATTAATTTATTCACGTCCGCACTATTCCAAGATTCTGGTACTGTTAAAAGTGAAGGAAACACATACACAGATGGTTCAAGTGTCATTGAAATGGATACAGATAATAAAGTATTAGAGTATGTAAATCCATCACAAGAACGTACTAATCCAGAAGATCTCAGTAGTGTCAAACGAGCTGGACTTATTCAAGATAGTTTTAACTTTGTGAACGACCATGCTGGTTGGACTGGCGACGGCGCTTACTATTTCACAGGTTATGCCGCGGAAAGTGCGACGACTAATTTCAGTTTATTCATCGATAATTTACAAGTATACAATGAGAATGGCATGGCGGATATTTCTGTAACAGAAGGACTTGAAGCTGTTTATAAATACATGAGACCATTTTTCCGCTTAGATACAGATGTTCCCGGAGAGAAAAAAGAAGTTACGTTACCATCCTCTTATTCTGTCTATAGTGCTCTTGCCCAAAATCCTAACGTCAAAGCAGAAGAAATTGAAGATATTGTTCCTGGCTATCATATGACTAGAAGCGAATCTTCGGGCATGAATCGTCTTGTAACATTAGAGCCGACGTGGTTGTATAAGTATCATGACAAATGGTTCATCTTCCAACCAGACGCAGAAAAGGCGGGTGAATAAAAATGGATTGGCGTAAAACACAAATGATTTTTATTGTGACTCTCCTCATTCTTAATGTTTTTTTAGCGGTAATATTTTTCAACAAGCAGTTATCAGATGACCCAGATACACTCGGAAATGAAACGCTAGAAGAACGATTAAAAGCAGATAATATCTCTCATCCTGATTTATCGACCAAACCTACTAGCGGCTCTATTTTCACTACAGAGCGAGCAGCTTTTACAACAAAAGATGTGAGCGATCTTACAGGGCAAGCCATTACGCTTAAAGATAACAATAAACAAATCTATTCTGTCTTACAAACTCCCGTAAAAGCTGGCAAAAAAGGTAGTAACCCAGAATTTCAAAAATTTATGGAATCAGATGTTTATCGCGGGGAATCCTATCAATTTTGGAATTATGACAAAGATGCTCGGACCCTCACTTTTAATCAATTAATTAATAATAATATGGTTTTATTTGATGAAGCGGGCCAAATTACTTTTTATTTAGATCAAGATGACCGAGTGATCTCATACGAGCAAACTTGGATGTCCAAGCAAGATGATTTAAAAGATAAAACCAATTTAATGTCCGCAACAGATGCATTAGAAGCGGTTTATCAGCACGGAGAATTGAAGCAAGACAGCGACGTGGTTTCTGCAACATTTGGCTATTACACGACAGTACAGCTACCCTCTGGAAATGTATACTTCCCCGTTTGGTGTTTTGAAGTAAAACATTCTGGTGAAACTAATTATGTCCTCGTAAATGCCAAAGACGAACAAGTAATTAATCAATCAGACAACAAATCAACCACCGAGCCAGGTACAGAATTATCGAGCCGTCAGAAAACCAAATAAAAAATGAGTCAACCTAATTATCATGAAAAATTAGGTTGGCTTTTTCAAACGATAGGGCATGCAATTTTGCCGAATTAGCGTTACAATGAAAGATATATAAGCCTTTAGGGGGATAAAAAATGTTCGCAAATAAAATTTTAACGGAAAAAGATACGGATCAAATCCGATTTAGTATATTAGCCAGTGGAAGCTCAGGGAATGCCACACTTGTCGAAACAGGAGACCAAAAAATTCTGATCGATTGTGGTTTGAGTGGAAAGAAAATGGAAGGATTATTCGCGCAAGTTGGTCGTGATATGAACGATTTAGACGCGATTCTAATTACTCATGAACATTCAGATCATATTAAAGGTCTTGGTGTGCTTGCTCGGAAATACAAACTCCCTATTTATGCTAACGCGAAAACGTGGAAAGCAATGGATAATATGATTGGCGAAGTGTCTTCAGATCAAAAATTCCAATTTGATATGGAAACAGTAAAAACCTTTGGTAGCATGCAAGTGGAATCCTTTGGAGTCTCTCATGATGCAATTGAGCCGATGTTTTACATATTTCATAAAGGGAATAAAAAATTTGTAATGATAACGGACACTGGTTATGTAAGCGACCGAATGAAAGGTCATATTGCGGGGGCTGATGCTTATCTTTTTGAAAGTAATCATGATGTAGAAATGCTTCGAATGGGACGCTATCCGTGGAATGTAAAACGCAGAATTCTTGGTGACGAGGGACACGTGAGCAATGAGGACGCTGCAATAGCAATGAGCGAAGTCATTACCGATCAAACAAAACGAATTTATTTAGGACACCTTAGTAAAGACAACAATATGAAAGAACTTGCGAGAATGAGCGTAACACAAACACTTATGGCAGAAGGTATTGATGTTGGGGGTAAACTAGAAATTTTTGACACAGACCCTGATAATGCTACATCTATCTTTACTATTTAAGTTTCACCGTTTTTTTAAAGCTTTTTCATCGTTTTTTCATATTTGGGGTTTATTATGGAAGTATATAAATGCGAAATTTGCAGAGAGGAAGGAAGACA from Listeria monocytogenes ATCC 19117 encodes the following:
- a CDS encoding YycH family regulatory protein; its protein translation is MMKKTGFRSFILTILVVLSIVLSYFIWKGQPDYEAINVKEVEKTTIDKTMTTSQVFKPYKLAVNANENNYQSLDADLLNELMAQGKAFSFSEVVLASKKSSEDYEKLIHKNGTIEIIFPNNIPFSIFAQIFQVEGEGLESAFFNRIVFDINKTDTGLHSVYFTNDDQENIYQSSLQNKDIDKIEKIVKKNESKLTQNDKLISNKRNLFLSSEKTKLNRKKYIIDSLEINLFTSALFQDSGTVKSEGNTYTDGSSVIEMDTDNKVLEYVNPSQERTNPEDLSSVKRAGLIQDSFNFVNDHAGWTGDGAYYFTGYAAESATTNFSLFIDNLQVYNENGMADISVTEGLEAVYKYMRPFFRLDTDVPGEKKEVTLPSSYSVYSALAQNPNVKAEEIEDIVPGYHMTRSESSGMNRLVTLEPTWLYKYHDKWFIFQPDAEKAGE
- a CDS encoding two-component system regulatory protein YycI; amino-acid sequence: MDWRKTQMIFIVTLLILNVFLAVIFFNKQLSDDPDTLGNETLEERLKADNISHPDLSTKPTSGSIFTTERAAFTTKDVSDLTGQAITLKDNNKQIYSVLQTPVKAGKKGSNPEFQKFMESDVYRGESYQFWNYDKDARTLTFNQLINNNMVLFDEAGQITFYLDQDDRVISYEQTWMSKQDDLKDKTNLMSATDALEAVYQHGELKQDSDVVSATFGYYTTVQLPSGNVYFPVWCFEVKHSGETNYVLVNAKDEQVINQSDNKSTTEPGTELSSRQKTK
- a CDS encoding MBL fold metallo-hydrolase; its protein translation is MFANKILTEKDTDQIRFSILASGSSGNATLVETGDQKILIDCGLSGKKMEGLFAQVGRDMNDLDAILITHEHSDHIKGLGVLARKYKLPIYANAKTWKAMDNMIGEVSSDQKFQFDMETVKTFGSMQVESFGVSHDAIEPMFYIFHKGNKKFVMITDTGYVSDRMKGHIAGADAYLFESNHDVEMLRMGRYPWNVKRRILGDEGHVSNEDAAIAMSEVITDQTKRIYLGHLSKDNNMKELARMSVTQTLMAEGIDVGGKLEIFDTDPDNATSIFTI